Proteins encoded by one window of Roseibium sp. Sym1:
- the atpD gene encoding F0F1 ATP synthase subunit beta, translated as MADKKVGRITQVIGAVVDVKFDDHLPLILNALEVDNQGTRLVLEVAQHLGENTVRTIAMDSTEGLVRGQEVVDTDAPIVVPVGDGTLGRIMNVIGEPVDEAGDIPHESKRAIHQDAPEFIEQSTEAEILVTGIKVVDLLAPYAKGGKIGLFGGAGVGKTVLIMELINNVAKAHGGYSVFAGVGERTREGNDLYWEMIESGVNKEGGGEGSKAALVYGQMNEPPGARARVALTGLTVAEHFRDQGQDVLFFVDNIFRFTQAGSEVSALLGRIPSAVGYQPTLATDMGGMQERITTTNKGSITSVQAVYVPADDLTDPAPASTFAHLDATTVLNRAIAEKGIYPAVDPLDSTSRMLDARIIGEEHYETARAVQVTLQRYKALQDIIAILGMDELSEEDKLTVARARKIERFLSQPFFVAEVFTGSPGKLVALEDTIKGFKGLVDGEYDHLPEAAFYMVGSIDEAIEKAQKLAAEAA; from the coding sequence ATGGCTGACAAAAAGGTCGGACGGATCACCCAGGTCATCGGCGCCGTTGTCGACGTCAAGTTCGATGACCACCTGCCGTTGATCCTGAACGCTCTTGAAGTGGACAACCAGGGCACGCGCCTGGTGCTCGAGGTTGCACAGCACCTTGGCGAAAACACCGTGCGCACCATCGCCATGGACTCCACCGAGGGTCTGGTTCGCGGTCAGGAAGTCGTCGACACCGACGCTCCGATCGTGGTGCCGGTCGGCGACGGTACGCTCGGCCGCATCATGAACGTGATCGGCGAGCCGGTTGACGAAGCCGGTGACATTCCGCACGAAAGCAAGCGTGCGATTCACCAGGACGCTCCGGAATTCATCGAGCAGTCCACGGAAGCCGAGATCCTCGTGACGGGCATCAAGGTCGTCGACCTGCTGGCACCGTACGCGAAGGGCGGCAAGATCGGCCTGTTCGGCGGCGCCGGCGTGGGCAAGACCGTTCTCATCATGGAACTGATCAACAACGTCGCCAAGGCGCACGGCGGTTACTCCGTGTTTGCCGGTGTCGGCGAGCGTACCCGTGAGGGCAACGACCTTTACTGGGAAATGATCGAATCCGGCGTGAACAAGGAAGGCGGCGGCGAAGGCTCCAAGGCAGCCCTGGTTTACGGCCAGATGAACGAGCCTCCCGGAGCCCGCGCACGTGTTGCCCTGACCGGTCTGACCGTTGCGGAACATTTCCGTGACCAGGGCCAGGACGTTCTGTTCTTCGTCGACAACATCTTCCGCTTCACCCAGGCCGGTTCCGAGGTGTCCGCACTTCTCGGCCGTATCCCGTCCGCTGTGGGCTACCAGCCGACGCTGGCCACCGACATGGGCGGCATGCAGGAGCGCATCACCACCACCAACAAGGGCTCGATCACGTCCGTGCAGGCCGTGTACGTCCCGGCCGATGACTTGACCGACCCGGCGCCGGCATCGACCTTTGCCCACCTGGACGCGACCACGGTTCTGAACCGTGCGATCGCCGAGAAGGGCATCTACCCGGCCGTGGATCCGCTGGACTCCACCTCGCGCATGCTGGACGCCCGCATCATCGGTGAAGAGCACTACGAGACGGCCCGTGCGGTTCAGGTGACCCTGCAGCGCTACAAGGCCCTGCAGGACATCATCGCCATCCTGGGCATGGACGAACTGTCCGAAGAAGACAAGCTGACCGTGGCACGTGCCCGCAAGATCGAGCGCTTCCTGTCGCAGCCGTTCTTCGTGGCCGAGGTCTTCACCGGTTCCCCGGGCAAGCTGGTCGCTCTCGAAGACACCATCAAGGGCTTCAAGGGCCTGGTGGACGGCGAGTACGATCACCTGCCGGAAGCTGCTTTCTACATGGTCGGCTCCATTGACGAAGCCATCGAGAAGGCTCAGAAGCTGGCTGCCGAAGCCGCCTGA
- a CDS encoding F0F1 ATP synthase subunit epsilon, protein MAELFQFELVSPERQLLSEQVSEVVVPGAEGEFGVLKDHAPFISTILPGILKVRRDASSWDEYFVRGGFADIASGGLTVLAEQAVPVGEISQEQLQQAIQDAEEDVADAKDDETKQKAEMTLSQLKDVVEALGKV, encoded by the coding sequence ATGGCTGAACTTTTCCAGTTTGAGTTGGTCTCGCCGGAGCGCCAGCTGCTCTCCGAACAGGTTTCCGAGGTCGTTGTACCCGGCGCCGAAGGCGAGTTTGGCGTTCTGAAAGACCATGCCCCGTTCATCTCCACGATCCTTCCGGGAATCCTGAAGGTGCGCCGGGATGCTTCCAGCTGGGACGAATATTTCGTCCGCGGCGGATTTGCAGACATCGCATCGGGTGGTCTGACGGTTCTGGCCGAACAGGCTGTTCCGGTTGGCGAGATCAGCCAGGAACAGCTGCAACAGGCGATCCAGGATGCCGAGGAAGACGTGGCCGACGCCAAGGACGACGAAACCAAGCAAAAGGCGGAAATGACCCTGTCTCAGCTGAAGGATGTCGTAGAGGCTCTCGGCAAGGTCTGA